In the genome of Natronorubrum daqingense, the window GACGGCGACGTCTACTGGTCGAACGATATCTGGTCGCACTTTGTCCAGTAAGCAGCTTAGGGACCACCGTACGTACTGACACGCTTTGCACTCACTAGCGGGAACCGACGCGCATCAGCCGTTGACCCCCAACGATACAACTTCCGACCAATCGACGAACACTGTTCGTAGCTAGCACCCATACGAGCCAACAGTACTACGGTAGCATATATAATTATTATCCACAATACAATGACGATGACAATGCCGAAGGAAAGACTGTAACACGGAACGTCCTATCTAGACAATTGGTTAACAAGTATCGGACTTCCATCCGGATTTGATCGGGAAATTGACGATATCTGAGACAAAACTTACCGGTGTCCCGTCGCGATTGGATGTTCTGGTGGTCAAACGGCCACCAAAATTAAGTAACATCCGTTCGTTTACTTCTGTATAGTCATGGCCTCGAATTTACTCAACCACCAGATTGACGATATCCTCGAATCTGTTCTCGAGGATGCATCTGGGGACGTATACATGGTTAATCCGTCCGCAGATGCGATCGAAGAGTTCGTTTCCGTCGCGACCGCATTCGACGGCGAGTTGCCGTCGGTTCACATGCTCGCAGACGAGCGAACACTCAAAGATGTGATGGGCGACTTCATCATCGCCTCGAACGCTGCCGACCTCATCAGCGAGGACGCACTCGCACTTCGCACGCTCGAGCAAGCACCCGAAAACTCGCTTTTGAGCACCGACGAACGCGTCATCGCGATCGTTCACGCCGGCGACCGCGTCGGCGGCCTCGTCACCGACGAAGAGAGCTTCGTCGCCGACACGTACGACACGTACGCCGGCCGCTGGGAGGACGCCACCCAGTTCAACCTCCGGACGCCACCGATCACGGACGTCCAGGAGACCCTCGCCGACGAGATCAGTCCCGAGGCAGAGGAAGATTTCACCTCGATCCTCAACTCGCTCGAGACCGCCCGCGGCGACGGCGACGGCCTCGACGAAGTAACCATTTCGCTGCTCGTCGCGGCGAAGAACGAGGCCCTGCTGTACGACATCAGCAAGTGGGGTGAAGACGTCGGCATCGCGTCCAAAGCAACGTTCAGCCGAACCAAGACCAAACTCGAGGACATGGGTCTCATCGACACCGAGAAGGTTCCGATCGACGTCGGTCGCCCGCGACTGCGCCTGACGATCGGCGACGATCGACTCCGCGAGGCGGACAACGGTCAGCTCGCGACGGTCGCGCAGTCGATTCTCAACTAAAACATTTTACTCTGCGTTCTGACGACCTGACGACAGCATCGCTGTCGCACAGGGCGTCGTCACTCGGTAAAATGTTTATAAAAAGCACTCCTTCTTCTGTTTCGTTCACGACGCGGCTCACGGCTTCGCCGTTCGCTTGGTCGCGGCGCTACGCGCCGCGCACTCCACATCAGTCGTCGGCCCGCTCGCTCACCCTTCGGGTTCGCTCGCGGTCGTCTTCGGATAACAACCTGCCCTTCCCCGGGTCGCACGCTCGCCACATTCCGGCGAGCGTGCTCTCGGCCGGCTGTTTTTGTCCGATGGATGGCGCAATGCCCAAGTTGTCGCCGTGAGACGACTCGAGTATGTACGAGGCCGTCCACGCCCATCCCGACGGAGAGAGCACGGTCGCCAGACTCGCGAAGACGGCGGCCGATTACGGCTTCGAGGGCGTGGTCGTGCGCAACCACCACGATTCGCGTGGAGAGTACGACGCCGAGGAAATCCGCGAGGCGTACGACGTCGACGTCGTGACGGGCCTCGAGATACGAGCCGACTCCCCCGAACAGGCCGGGGGGTCGGTTGGAAATTATCGAACGGAACAGACGATCCTCGCGGTTCACGGCGGTTCGAACGCGATGAACCGGTTCGCGGTGGAAACGGACAAGGTCGACGTTCTCGCTCATCCGATGGCCGGCGGTGGTGACGTCAATCACGTGATCGTGAAAGCTGCCGTCGAGAACGGCGTTCGCCTCGAGTTCGACCTCTCGGGGGTGCTCCGACGAAGCGGCGGTAGACGAGTGCGAGCGATTCAGTCGCTGCAGAAACTCGAGGAGATCGTCGACTACTACGACGCGCCGTACGTCGTCAGTGGTGATCCCCGATCGCACCTCGAGATGCGCGCCCCGCGCGAACTCGCTGCGCTGGGCGAGGAGTTGGGCTTCTCGAGTGAGTTTATCGAAGCGGGGCTCGCCGAGTGGGGCCACCTCGCCGAACGAAACCGAGCGATTCGCTCCGAGTCGTTCATTGAGCCGGGCGTCGAACGGGGGAGATATGACGAAGAGTCCTGAGGAACACGCCGCGAGGTTCGACGAAAAGGCGGCGAGTTACGACGAGTCGAAATCACCCGAGTATCGGACGTGTGCGGACCTCGTGGTCGAACACGCGAATCCGAGCGAGGACGATATCGTTCTCGATCTCGGCACTGGAACCGGCGCGATCGCCCTCTCGCTCGCAGCCGACGCGAAGCGCGTCGTCGGTCGGGACATCAGCGAAGCGATGATGGACGAGGCCAGAGCCAAGGCCGACGAGCGTGGACTCGAGAACGTCTCATTTGGCCACGGGACCTTCCGTGAACCCGACTACGACGGCGAGGTCGACGTACTCACCTCGAATTACGCCCTCCATCACCTCTCGGATGTAGAGAAACGCGAGGCGATCGCGACGATCGCCGCCCTCGAGCCCCGGACGTTCGTCCTCGGTGACGTGATGTTCTTCGGCGAACCGGATCCGGACGAGCCGTACTACTCGCCGGAGGTCGACGATCCGGCGACCGTCGGCGTCCTCGCGGACGCCTTCACCGACGCCGGTTTCTCGCTCACCGCAGTCGAACAGGTCCACGAACAAGTCGGCGTCCTAGTTGCGGAACGGGCGACGACCCGAGCGGACGACACTGACGCTCTCGATTCCGCATGAAACACCTGCCAAAACACCTCCAGCCGCGCTGGCGTTATCTCGCGATCGAACTCGAGAGTTGGCCGGACGTTTCGATCGATCGGCGGGCGTTCCAACGCGAGTGTTGGTACGCGGCCCAGAATTTACTGGGGGATCCGGGCAGCGCTCGAGCCGATATGACGGTCGTCAGGTTCGAATTTGGCGATGGAACGGGCACAGCGATCGTTCGCGTCCGCCGCGGTGAGACTGAACCTGGGCGGGCAGCGGTCGCCTGTATCGACGAGATAGACGGTTCTCCGGTCGGAATTCGGGTCTGTGGTATCAGTGGCACGATCCGTGCCGCTGAAGAAAACTATTTAGGTCGACGCGGGCAAGATTCCGAAGAGAGAAACGTCGTGTTCGGGAACGAGGAGCGAGTCGCCGTTGTGCGCGATGGATCTACAGACGTGCGACTCGATGAGACGTTCACGGGTGCGACAGACCTCGATTACGATTTAGCGTGATACTATGCAGGGACAACAACAACAGCAGGCGTACGACCGAGGCATCACGATCTTCTCGCCCGACGGCCGACTATACCAGGTCGAGTACGCTCGCGAGGCGGTCAAGCGAGGAACAGCAAGCATCGGCGTCCGAACGAGCGACGGCGTCGTACTGGCCGTCGACAAACGAGTTCCCTCTCCGCTGCTCGAGGACTCGAGCGTCGAGAAAATTCACAAGGCTGACAACCACGTCGGCATCGCCAGCGCCGGCCACGTCGCCGACGCTCGCCAGCTCATCGACTTCGCGCGCCGACAGACGCAGGTCAACCAGCTACGCTACGGCGAGCCAATCGGCGTGGAGACGCTGACAAAGGAAGTCACCGATCACATCCAACAGTACACCCAGGTCGGCGGTGCCCGTCCGTTCGGCGTCGCCCTAATCGTCGGCGGGATCGACAACGGCGAGCCGCGTCTGTTCGAAACCGACCCGTCCGGGACCCCCTACGAGTGGAAGGCCCTCGCCGTCGGTGCAGACCGCGGCGACTTACAGGAGTACCTCGAGGAGAACTACGACGAAGAAGCGGATCTCGACGGTGGCATCGGACTCGCACTCGACGCGCTCGCCTCGGTCAACGAGGGATCGCTCCTGCCGAACGAGGTCGGCCTCGCGACGGTCGACGTCGAAACGGAGTCCTTCGAGCAGTTCGACTACGACAAGATCGAATCTCACCTCGAGGAAAACGACCTCCTCGACGACGGTGAGGACGACGAAGACGCAGAGTAATCGAGACAACTCACCGCGGACGTCGCTTGCAGTTTCGAGTCTCGTTTTTCGCGGGTTCGTGCGTCTATCTCCGCCGAGTGATCAGGAAAAGCTCTTTTACCCGTCCGACGGAACTCACAGGTATGATATCGCTCGACGAGGCGGTGACGGCGCAACTCGAGTCCCACGGGGCGCGCTTCGAAGTGTTAGTCGATCCTGACGCGGCACTCGAAATTAAACGGGGCGAGTTCGACGACGACCTCGAGGACGTGATCGCTGCAGAGGACGTGTTCGAAAACGCCTCACGAGGAGACCGACCTGCCGAGGACGATCTCGAGACGGTCTTCGAGACGACCGACCCGCTCGAGATCATCCCGGAAGTGATCAAGCAGGGTGAGATCCAGATCACGGCCGAACAGCGTCGGGAGATGCAAGAACAAAAGCGCAAGCAACTGATCAACACGATCGCACGAAACGCGGTCAATCCACAGATGGACAACGCGCCCCATCCCCCAGAACGGATCGAGAACGCCCTCGAGGAGGCT includes:
- a CDS encoding ribosome assembly factor SBDS — translated: MISLDEAVTAQLESHGARFEVLVDPDAALEIKRGEFDDDLEDVIAAEDVFENASRGDRPAEDDLETVFETTDPLEIIPEVIKQGEIQITAEQRREMQEQKRKQLINTIARNAVNPQMDNAPHPPERIENALEEAGFTVDPMEPVEQQVDEALDALRPVIPIRFEEVTIAVQIPAEYAGSAQAKVRSFGDLEREEWQPDGSWIGAITFPAGMQNDFYDVVNEHSSGEAETELVKDKDDLQTR
- a CDS encoding class I SAM-dependent methyltransferase, which codes for MTKSPEEHAARFDEKAASYDESKSPEYRTCADLVVEHANPSEDDIVLDLGTGTGAIALSLAADAKRVVGRDISEAMMDEARAKADERGLENVSFGHGTFREPDYDGEVDVLTSNYALHHLSDVEKREAIATIAALEPRTFVLGDVMFFGEPDPDEPYYSPEVDDPATVGVLADAFTDAGFSLTAVEQVHEQVGVLVAERATTRADDTDALDSA
- the psmA gene encoding archaeal proteasome endopeptidase complex subunit alpha — its product is MQGQQQQQAYDRGITIFSPDGRLYQVEYAREAVKRGTASIGVRTSDGVVLAVDKRVPSPLLEDSSVEKIHKADNHVGIASAGHVADARQLIDFARRQTQVNQLRYGEPIGVETLTKEVTDHIQQYTQVGGARPFGVALIVGGIDNGEPRLFETDPSGTPYEWKALAVGADRGDLQEYLEENYDEEADLDGGIGLALDALASVNEGSLLPNEVGLATVDVETESFEQFDYDKIESHLEENDLLDDGEDDEDAE
- a CDS encoding Rpp14/Pop5 family protein, translated to MKHLPKHLQPRWRYLAIELESWPDVSIDRRAFQRECWYAAQNLLGDPGSARADMTVVRFEFGDGTGTAIVRVRRGETEPGRAAVACIDEIDGSPVGIRVCGISGTIRAAEENYLGRRGQDSEERNVVFGNEERVAVVRDGSTDVRLDETFTGATDLDYDLA
- a CDS encoding RNase P subunit p30 family protein produces the protein MYEAVHAHPDGESTVARLAKTAADYGFEGVVVRNHHDSRGEYDAEEIREAYDVDVVTGLEIRADSPEQAGGSVGNYRTEQTILAVHGGSNAMNRFAVETDKVDVLAHPMAGGGDVNHVIVKAAVENGVRLEFDLSGVLRRSGGRRVRAIQSLQKLEEIVDYYDAPYVVSGDPRSHLEMRAPRELAALGEELGFSSEFIEAGLAEWGHLAERNRAIRSESFIEPGVERGRYDEES
- the tbsP gene encoding transcriptional regulator TbsP encodes the protein MASNLLNHQIDDILESVLEDASGDVYMVNPSADAIEEFVSVATAFDGELPSVHMLADERTLKDVMGDFIIASNAADLISEDALALRTLEQAPENSLLSTDERVIAIVHAGDRVGGLVTDEESFVADTYDTYAGRWEDATQFNLRTPPITDVQETLADEISPEAEEDFTSILNSLETARGDGDGLDEVTISLLVAAKNEALLYDISKWGEDVGIASKATFSRTKTKLEDMGLIDTEKVPIDVGRPRLRLTIGDDRLREADNGQLATVAQSILN